The genomic interval TTCAAAGAAGGGACACAGTTTGACTTCTTAGAGGAAAAAGTTCCCAGAAAATCAACAAAATCTGTTTAAAGTTAAAATTTTGGACTTTAACCTGATTTTTGGATGctctgtcatatatatatatatatatatatatatatatatatatatatattctcatGGTTAGTTAAGATGCAAACACTATGGATTACCATTAGTTTTGAGTCAAGGCTACCAACATTCAACCTCGTTTAGCACCGCTGCTGCCTTCTATCACCTTGAGTGAATTATCTAGCTAATACAGCTGCTAACGTTCCACAGTGGTTTACAGGTTTTCAGGGACTGTGTCTGCTATGGTCTTGGTACTGAATAACTCACAGTCACAGTTTTATTTCCTGCTGAAAACAGCTCCCTCCTGTATCTGACAACGCAGCGAGAgataaaacagtaaaggtgCGGGCCAGACAGCTAAATTATGAGGGCAACTACAGATTTGGGTAATAGCTGACCGTCAGTTTATCACTGTGAATCACTCAGTTTAGAACGTCACATTGTTTTTCCACTGTCATTTAACATATgcccatccattcattcatgtaTGCATATACAATAAAGGAATAATTctggatggctttttttttggtatagattcaaatgttttaaatagttgggaatcaaataaacaaaagacaTTCTGCTCATATGCTCAGTACAAAAATTCAAAAGCCTTCCAAATgcaaacaaaggaaaacataaataaacGTGACATATTCACTCAACCGTGATCCGCTCATGCTCCAaggcaacaaataaataaataattatttagaAGAAGTGCAGGGGTCAGTGAGGCTCAGATACAGTATGGATCAGACTTGAGCACATATCCAGTGTGGTCGTGACACAGCTGTCCAGCTGCCTCTCTACACTCTGTGTGCAGCTGGGAGAGTGCTGTCTGTAAGAAACGCTAGCAGCCAGGGAGCTGGTATCAAGGGCTGGTTACTTTCTCCCGTTCCCTTGCCTTATGACAGAAATCACAAATGCAACATCCTGCTTTACTGTAAGAGACATGATGTTGCATTTGTGATTTCTGTCATAAGGCAAGGGAACGGGAGAAAGCGCGCTGCATCGTCTCGCATTGTGTGTGCTCAGACGATAAGAATTATTCATGGTGTTGCCTGCCTTTGTGGAAACACGCTTTCAACATTAAAATAGTAGCAAGTGGATGATAATGGTATTACTGTGATATTATtagattattaatattaatattttaatgagtGAGTACATTTTACTGTGTAGTTGGTTGAGGGCTGATACAAAACTCGTTAAAGTTGTCAcatatgtttaaaaatacataacCAAAGATGCATCATTAGACTGTATATATAAATTGTTAAACAGGACCTATTAAACTAATTCTACTAATTCTAAACTAACTCTACTGGAGCAGCTTTGTATGAATCAAAGTTCAAAATACTCCTGTTTTATATTATAAAGAAGGCGTATTGACTCCGTCTTCCTCCCTTTAAGCTAACTTTCATCTTGTAAATATAGgttttgaacagcaggtggaagGGGTTTCTGTTCCCACAGCTAGAGGTGTGTGCTTGAGATGGCCATATTAGGGCTCTCCCTGAtacacagagccaagagtagaaaagctggAGCTGAGCATTTAGTGCAGGTTGAAGCCTGCACATTTCTGCTCACAGGGGTTGCTTGTACATATGCTGACATCATTATTTGAAACACTGGACACTTTTATTACGAGCATCCGCCACAGATACAGAGTAACTGTATCTGTTGTCAGCTGCCTTTTCTTGGCTTATAACCGTAATATTCCTCCTGATAATACGTTGAAGCAGCCTTTGCCGCGCATAAACGCGCCAATAATCTCTTCCTCCACTTCTACCTGTTGTCATGACGACGCCTGCCAGGACTTTTCGTCGTGCGTGCGGGGAGGTAAAGTTGTCTGTCAGCTCACTGAACTTATCCACAACCAGGCGAGAGACCGCATCAGCCAGAACCtggaattacacacacacacacacgcacacacatgcacgcacaggCAGACAGCACAacaggaagacacacacacacacacatatagccACACAAACATGAGCTTGTGTCAGATATGTGAGCTTACAAAGCATGTCTGATGTTATCCTCCCCTAGGGCAGTATGTACCTGTCACAGTGTTAGCATTCAGCTTCAAACAACACTCAGAGCGTTGAAACAGCAACAAGTGAAACTAGGCTGACCCCCCCGAGGTATATCTAACCATCTTTCAAGCAACGCTGTTTGAGTTCTGTCTGACAGCTATGATTTACCATCTCCCTTGTGACAGTGAATcacacagcaaagaaaaaaaaaaaaaatcaaacaaacatgaGCAACAGATGCTCAGTGACAttccacaaggtttaaaaaTCTAGTCCAAATTATGTGAAAACCTAATGTGAACTTCACACGTCTTTTGTTCATGGACACGGCTCCCATAGCTGACTCTTTATCCATTGCTAATGTGATGGAAAATGACAACAACCATGAGGAGAGATGACGGCTGGATGATCACAAATTAAGAAGATTAGTCCAATATTACTTCCCTGCTACTTCTGAGTCACCCACTCATAGCCAGATCATTTGACTTTCGAATGCCAAGGTCATCTCTGACTTTTATTCTCTAAgggtgtaaaaaaaattaaataaaatacagaactttcttttattttgcagcACAACATGCCCCGAATGGTTTCAGAATAAGATATTCTCTaatattttctttgttgcataatgaaacatttatgaaaattttaattattattattattttttggtttggtttaagtTTCTGTGCTGCAGCAGATGACCCGTTTTCCCCCATTATACCATGCCAGATGGAAACAGGCTGCAGAAATTAAATATGAAGCGACAGAGAATTAATAGAGCAATTAGTGGGGGCGCTATCGTTAAAACGGGGTGCTTGCTGAATAAAACAGTTGACAAGTGGAGAAAAGAGGCgtaaagaaagaggaggagggttTGGGGAGGGGAGTGTTGACAGTGTGTCGTGCTGATTAGCTTTGCTGGCTGTGTTATCTCTCTTCACACTTTGCCAGTCACTTCTACATCGGCATCTAAAGGTACCACCTTCCTTTAGTCTCTGCTAACCTGATGTGATTGAGATTTTAATGATAACCCAGTAGAACAGCAGAgtttgacagatggattgattTGGATTCGACCTCTGCAGCAAAACAAACGGCTACAGAGAAATTTGTTTACTTGTAAAGTTATTTTATTAACAGCCTTTAACTCTAGCATCTGGGTCCAAAGCatagttgatttaaaaaaaataaataaataaaaaaaatttacagcTCCATCTGCTTATAAAAGCAATCTCAGTTTTTAATTAAGTGATTTAACTTCTGTCATTCTTACTTTTGCAATTTAATTACGGTTTCAAAGCTACTTATGGTTGACAAAGTCACATATGACAtctgataaatattttaataaagacTAATTTGGCCTGTTATAGCACTGGATTCCTTCAAAAACaagtaatggaaaaaaaaaaataggatcaGCTATCACTCCCTGGAATAAAAACAGTGCATAATTTTGAGAATCTCTTCTAGCAATAAACATGTTCTTGGATACAATTTCTCAAAATCAAGACATTGATATCAGTTGATATACTGATGCATCCCATAATGAGTAGTGAATGCTTTCAAATTAAATCGCCCCACAACGTATCTGCAGATCCAGTAACTCATGACCTACGTCAGGATTTAACTAAACAGTACGTGAGGAAGCGCAAGCCCACCATGTATTATAAACCAGTCCTACTCAGCTGCCTTTCAAGATACCCACTGGTGCATCTGATATGTTTATGATGAGGTTTCTTTTAACAATAAACGTATTAATAACAAGTCTTTGCAGACATAAATGTATAATGAAGACCTTAAAGGAATGAGGTCATTAGAAAATACTTAGAAGACATGTTTCTTTGGCTATTTGAatttataaaaagaaacatCTTACCTGGGGTAGGTGAAGCTGCAATCCCTCTCTTGGTATCGGTTGTCGAGATGGTGTCTGGTCTAGCTGCATGTTGAACAGAGCAGACAGGGCGGCTTGTGCTGCCCGGGCTTTAGCCAGTTTCTTGTTGCGCCCCGATCCTTCAAATGTCTGTGAATCCACTGTTACTGACATCACAAAATTCTTGGCATGACTCTCACCGCTCTCTGAGACAAAGTCATATTTGAGACCTGGCCTAAGCTCATTGAGGATCATGACTGGGTTTTTGCCACTGGAAGGGGAGCTGAATGCAGATGGAGGGGGCAATGGGGGCTGGACAAGGTTACTGCCAGTTGGTGTGGGCAGTGGATACTCCCCTAGTGAATTTAGGGAGCTGCTACCATTGGAGCCCAGATAGAAGGATTCTTCAGGAGCAGCTGGTGTCTCAAATCCATTGAAGAGCATGTCTGGGAAGTCAGCTTGGTCAGATGTAAAGTCTGTGTTCACTGTCAGTGTTCGGCCCATGGCCAGATGCGCTTCAGAAGCATTGGGGAACTGGACGAAGGAACGCAGTGCTTTCTCAGCTGCATTTAGTTTAGCCTTCTTCTTTGTTGGGCCCATGCCTTCAAACATCTGTCCATTGACCTCCACGGTCATGACAAAAACCGGCGCATGGACCGGACCTGTCTGAGACAGCAGTTTGTACTGTAGACCTGGTTTGATTTCATTCAGCTGCATCAGAGCATTCTTGGGTAGGACTGGCCCTGGCGTTTTCTTTCGCTTCTTTGCCCGGAACTTGGAATGTGTGTGGCCATTGTTTCCTTCTTCTAGAGGTCGCTTTCGACTGCCTAGGCCACTGCCATTGGGGAGCTGTTCAGCCACTCCCACCCCGTCTTTGCAGGACACGTTGTCCAGGTTTCGGTTTTCCTTTACGTCGGTGCTGCTTGAACCTGCGGTGCCCAGAAAGAGTAACTTACAACGCCTTCGTTGCAGGATCTTGTAAATGCAAAATTTATAGATTCCTTTATCACTCTTTGGAACTGAACCAATgatttgtgttcctgtgtcatTGCAAGAGAAGCTGAATTTTATCTACCTCCAAAAAAATTAACCTCCAGTCTAGAATATTACTAGAAATGGCAGAACATCAATACATGTTttgcccttaaaaaaaaaaaaaaaaaaaaaaaaaatcaatgaattCTCAAAACTGTATCTTTGCCAAATTTCTCAACAAAACTATTGTTGAGGTTTGTTTGATCAAGGAGTCTTTAAATTGGAAGTCAAACtgttacttcattttttttttacaattaaaattttAAGACATAAAAAGACTTGTTATACTAAGAAAAGCatctatttttctgttttgcgcAGTGTTGTGGGTCTCTGGTTGCACAGTGTTGTGGGTCTcaaacataaagacacacatacaagcacacatatCAATACTCAAcataaacacattcacacaccaacAGACCTAATTTTTAAGAGACTGAATTCAcgtagagagagaaaaaaaaaaattggtgctTTCAGTGTTCAGCTTTAAAACCACAGGTGTGAAATACTCTGTTATGGGGAACACATATCACTGAATCCAGTtaacaaagtggatggaatattggcaaaaattttcatttataaCATCCTTCAGCAAAGGCTTGATAGGTTACTCCTTGCGGTACTCAGGAGAAAGAGAGGCCGCAGTGTGCATGAGTGGGATAGTAGGTTGGGTTGAGGGAGTGCAGGGGAGTAGTGCAGGGGGAGGAGCTGAGGACCAGGCAAACAGGAGAGTACATCAAAGAGGCAGAAGGAGAAGACTCCACCTACTGCAGGATCCTAAAGGCTCGACTGGTGACACGGTGGGAGGTTAAAATGCAGTTTACTCCTTTTAGatgccatttttaaaagaatGACTGTCATATTCAAAATGAGTACAATCTGAATTGAACAAAAAAACTGCTTCTAATGAGGTGCCATTCATAAGACCCTGCGCCTCTGAGATCCCCCCCATGGAGCTTGTCAGAGAACACAGTGTTTTAAATTGCAAAAAGTACTGACATGCCGTTACCATCTGCATAGTGCAACTGACATGTCtcaaggcaagaaaaaaaaaaaatcctaagaTCATGAACACAAACTGCACATCCCTCAGTTTATGAGCTGAAAACATGCaatattttttggtttgttcaTGCATTCTGCAAACAGGTATTCATGTTTGGCAAATGAACTTAATGAGAAAGTAAAGAGGGGCAATGTAAGTCTGCACAGTTGTAGCCAAAAATAATTATAACCTACCAGAATGGTGATAGCTGACATCTGTGGGACACAGTCTGTGCCACTGATCTTTAACTACCACAGATACTGCTGCATTAGCTGAGTGGTTTTAGCAGAAAATGGGACTAGATGAACCAGGACATAAcctaaacataattttaaaatatacagCGTGCCACTGTAAAAATTGATGTTTTCAATTCAAGTTATTGCATTAAACATACAAATAGAAACATTTTGTATTACTACAAAATGTAGTAATACTCTGTCCCATTAGGTATATTTCTGGGATACCTGACCAAAAAAACTAATAACAAATGGAAACCCAAAATGAAGTCTATGGCATGCTGCACACTTATATAGAAAAATCTAGAGGTCCCTTTCCCCAAGTTTACCTTTCTGAAAAGTAAAATTTATACTATTCTTTTTATAGTATAATAAATTGGATGGATATGCACTAGTACCCAAGAAGCCATGGAGCAACAGCCTTGATGCCATGCACTGAAAAAtggcacacacatgcagttgTGGTCATCATCATGCCAGCGTTTGTGTAATCAGCatccaatgaaaaaaaaaaatcccatatgCTCGATTCGTTCAGAGCTAAAATCCCCAGCGAGGGCCGCGTGAACCAAATACTGCAGTCTGTTATCGCAACTTCATTTTAAGTAAGTTGTTTGTTGGGGTTTTGATTTGGGATGATTCATGTGATTAAAGAATTTCAAGCGCTGCTAAGGTTGTCACATAAAAGTTACGAATTCTTTCATGTTTTCCTCTGGTGTTCCCTCGGTATTAAAGAAACAGGGCCGTGTGAGCTCGGGCTGTTTTATCTTCAAATACATCTTTTGACTGGCAGTAAAAATGTACGAAAGGAGCTTCAGAGGCTTTGGAAGACAACAAAGACTGTTTTGCAACTGCTTACTTGACTTAATAGAACAACATAACATACTTCTCTGCAGCGCAGAAACACCACGTATAACACTATTGTTCATTTGAATTGCAAGTTAGGGCTCTACGGGGATGACAGCCTTTGAATGTGAGCTCAAAATGGTTGTGGGTGTGGGGAAACACACTCTGTCAAGTGTCTTCGTGTCTTCTGAGCCTCAGCTGCTGAGTTCAAACCAAAATGTCTAATTAAAGTTCAATAAGCTGGAGTGAAAAGGATTTTCTAAAGAGAGCGAAATGGAGGTAGAGAGAATCTGAAATATGGCCTGAAGCACCTCAGATTTAATGATTAGCTGTCCTTGAAAAAGTTTCGGTGGCATTAgtgatgtttatttgtgtgtgaatgtgttgttTTGTCTGTTGATCAGGACAAATGATCGATTCCTCATGCCAATAAATTAGaatataattcacaacacaggTATGAAGAGcacttttttaatcaattttaatttccatcagtTTTGGTTTCTCCCGCCTGtcagattattatttatttatttttttttaaaggtgggCTAGACACTAGAAAAACACTCGCATTATTATGAGCAACCAAACTGTTCACACTGATTACACAGCAGAGAAAGACAAAAGGACATAAAGGGGAGGACACGCAGGCagacagaaagaaggaaaacaaaagtaCAAGCAGACATTTAAATGTACTGGATAGACaggaacacagacagacagacaaatgagAAAATTCTATGTTGACTCACTCATATTCTCTTCCTCATCCACATCCATGGCTATGGGTTTGCTCTGACCCGAGAGCAGCTTTGCACCCACTGCACCTGGGGATTGGAGGACAGAAAGGTGGACTGCATAAGCACAGACAGAATGATACACGTGCTCATAAACATATTCAAAGAGGTCGGGCAGCTATGGCGATGATAAATTCTTAGCTTGATgcttcagcacacacacaaagaaccaTGCACACATTTCACTGTGTAAGTAGCCCCTGATGTAGACATATAAATATTCAGAGACGGAGCGACATCAAGGTGAGAGAGGAGGCCAGGGCTGACAGGCCTTAATAGCAGGAGCAGTCTATTGTGACTTTAATATCCCTCCGATTAGACCTCATTTCCTACTGCCTGCTGAGAGATATACAGCTAGTGACATGGCCAAGTCACTCTGCTGCCACATATACACCCGCAACTTATCCCAAGGTGGAGAGCGCGATTAAAGCTCCATTAAGCAGTACTTTCACATTTGAAACATTGAATCAAATGATTTCATGCAACTGAAATGTTGGCTCATACTGACAATGTACAACCAACTGTTGTGTCTttgcctgtttttaaaaaaaaatactttctgGAATTTTTAGTTTGCTGTGATCCGTGAGCAGCTGATTCCTTGCAAAGCCATAAATTGCGGACCAATAACGACTGGACATTTGGAACTGCCATTTCACTTCACGTGTGAAATATCAGGAAGCTTAAGCCGCAAAAGAATggatgtttttgtgcatttgtgttaaCAATGGGTTGTCGATATACTAATGCAACAGATATGGAGTAATGCTACCAATTAGTCTGACTTTTCCTTCCAGCTACTTCATCAAGCCATCCttcatcttctgcttatccaaagTCGGGTTGAGGTGGCAGCAGGCTAACCAGAGTATGCCAAACATCCGTCTCCCCAGCAAGACTTCAGTTCTTTCTGAGTTACTGCCAAACCTGATGCAATATATAATCTCTCCTGTGGGTTCTAGGTTCACTCTAGGATCTCCATCCAGTTGGGCATGAATGGAAGACCTCCAAAGGGACCAATGGGaccagatgcccaaaccaccccAACTTTGTAATAGTGGTTTCTAGCGAATATTCACCTTTTAGCTCTTTTTGTGGTCTCCACTGGTGAAATCATTCACTATGCCATTGTTCATCAGCTTTGTTACAAAGGTAGTTTGGTATACTGACTGCTGCTGGAATTTTcatgcatacaaaaaaaaaggttttggccCAACCAAAAATCATCCTGACTGTAATAAAGCAACATTTGCATCAGTTTGTTTAAGTGAAGGCTCATTTACTTAAGCATAAAATGCATTTCTGTGTATAAAATGAATGGAAATAGAACAGAGCAGAGAGCTTATTCCAGCTTTTGAGAAGTGGGTAATACCCTGGACAGGTGGAAATTAGCTAtcaattgaatttaattgtaTCAAACAGAGAAATTCAATTTCAGAACTATTTCAGCCTGTTTCACATATTTTTCATCTCTGGAAATGTAATTTTAGAAAACTAGctcagttgaaaaaaaaaaatacaccactGGCTATACTGGTAATTACAGAATTAATAGTTGTGAGAAAGTTTCAACTGTGTCACTCGAATCCGCCATCAATTTCACCACCAACCACTTGAAAACTCACAGAGCGACAGAAAATATTGCTGAGAGCAGGGCAGACAAGTGCAGGCTGATGAAACACACTAATAGACTTTGTTAGATGAGAAAAGAGTTAAAGCATCATGGGGAGGAAGAGGCACagaagcacagagagaaagcagGAAAAAGATAGCACTATGATATGGAACAGATTGTGCTGATTCTACTCTCTACTCGTCTTCCATCAGTGCCCCCATTCCTCAGCTAGACACTTTCTTAAGCTAAACTAAATGGGCTAATTAATCTGGCCTAATGGTGGGTGACAGCAAATATGCTAGCACAATTATCACCCTATTAAAGATTCATATTCCAACCCATAATTGAAAATGAAAAGGTGGGGTGAAGGGAGGATGGGTGGGAGTAGGTCCAACAGAGAGGGAGATGAGAGTAATTTTTATCAGGTAGCAGAAGCCAGGTGccatggcccccacatgctcaTCTAGGAAGTCAGAATCACATCTACACACAAGTTAGTTAGTCAGTTACAAGTTTTTCCTTCTGCACTGCATGAAGCTATATGATTTTACGATTGCAGAGTTTTAATTTTGGGGACTGAGTGATTGTGGTAAATGAATTCGAGGCAATTTCAAGTCAATATACCTTTTCAGTCATATTCCtccaacacacactgctgtgtagTCTAATTAGCAGGCAGTGCTAATGTGTCCGTCAGTTCTGATTTTCAGAAGAGACCAGCTTGGTCATAAATCTTCTAAAAATGTCTGTGCTCAGGCCTAATCAGTAATGAGTGCTTCAAAAAAGAATTCATAAAGTAAGATTCAACTATAGTCATCAAAAATAACATTGATTTGTTAATGCTTACTGCCTAAATGATTTCAAATGGAAAAGTGTGGCTGGTCTAAGGGTATGGTTCAACccaaaatcaaatttacatATTTCTCATCTTGTTTATAGTTATATTTATAGATTGTTTCCCAATTTCAAAGATATTCACTGTAGAAATATTTTGCTTATATAATATAAAGTATCACAGAAATACCATAGACCACAGAAGGTCTCATTGAGAAGCATGCATATTAGATTAACAGGTTATTCTAAATTAGCCTCAGTTATAAACATAAGACAGAGTGCTGTGCTCACCAACCACTTCATTAAGTATACCTATTAAATaactaatcagccaatcacatggcagcaacccaATATATTTAGACATGTAAACATCATCAAGACAAACtggtgaagttcaaactgagcgtcAGAATTGGGGGGGGTTAAGTGattttgaacgtggcatggctGGTGGTaaaattttcccacacaaccatctctagggtttacaaagaatggtctgaaaaagagaaagtatccagtgagtggcaatTCTCTGGCCAGAAtactttgagctgatagaagGCAACACTCAAAGAACaacaaagtatgcagaagaacatctcttctgcatactttgcaCAACACGTGGAAGGTTGATGCAgacgggctacagcagcagaagaccacaattCCTGTCAAGTGAGAATGGGAAACTGAGGCCAGAGTTCACATAGCTCACTAAAATTAAAcagcagaagattggaaaaacgttTCTTGgtttgatgagtcttgatttcttctgcatcatttggatggtaggatcTGAATTTGGCCTAAACAACATGGAAGCACGATCCATTCTGCCTtatatcagtggttcaggcagCTGGTGCTGGTATAATGTTTGGGGGACATTATTTGGGCATACtacaaactgagcatcatttacacACCACAGCCTACATGAGTATTATttctgaccatgtccatccctttatggccacagtgtatTCATCTTTTGATGGcggcttccagcaggataacgtgcCATGTGTTTTTGAACACACTCAAATTGGTTTCTCGAACATGACAATGAAGTCACTGTAGCccaatgacctccacagtcaccagatctcaatccaacctAAAtccacctttgggatgtggtaaaatgggagattcacatcagcATTgcatctgtgccacaaagaattaagacaaTTCTGAAGGCAAACATTTTCCAACCTGGTAAACCTAATAATGTGGCTggtaaatatgtaaaaaagGTAAACGGTGGCTTTTAGTTTAAAGTACTACGAGTTATATAAATGGAAGTCCAttccatttgaaaaaaaaatatattagcaTGTCTTTTCAGTAGAAATCATGACCTGGGTGgtcaaaaaaaacccaaaaaacaaaacagtcttGTTAAGAAATGTAGATGCTATCTAGCATGATATACTCCATAACTGACAGTACATGATAAATACTTCATGTACTGCTTTTTGCCAAATTGTAACTATGCACTTTGTATATGATTTGAATATGACTGACAGCAAATTAATGCTTAACACTGAAATGTAGCCaagaatatgttttatcatAAAACAGAAATTGATTTCTATACATCATATTTTGGTACCAGTGggctttaaaacacatttagaaAAAGCCAGCAAGACAGGGagaacataaaaacagacatttttatgggatttcagcatttctttttttaaagatcagaCATTTTTGGACATTAAAGCCAGCAAAACTAATTTGGACATTTGCATGCATGAGGATTTACAAGACACTGGAATACACAAGGTGACATGGATTTTGGTATTGGCCGTTTTTGAACACGCATGACTGAAGTACAGAATTTAAAGTGAGTCAAAAGAATCGGAGCCGAGGGCTGCCAACTATCTGGCCTCAAACGCATAAATGATTGTGCGTCATCAAGTTGTGAGACTGTTTGGTTCCAGGTAATTCTGAGTGGACACCAAGGGAGGCagggaaaagagaaagatgagAAAGAAGATGAAAAGCCTCAAATTCAATCTGGCATGGTGAGAGGGACTAAGGGGAAATAAGGTGGTTTTGATTTGTCTCTCATCCCTCGCTTGCACTGTGACGGAGCGATAGAGCATCGCCACCGTGGAGGGAGTACCCGCAGTGGCCGACTGATGGGGGGAGGTGGGGTGAGGGGGAGTGGAGCAGGACGATGGAAAG from Archocentrus centrarchus isolate MPI-CPG fArcCen1 chromosome 21, fArcCen1, whole genome shotgun sequence carries:
- the adarb1b gene encoding double-stranded RNA-specific editase 1, translating into MDVDEEENMSSSSTDVKENRNLDNVSCKDGVGVAEQLPNGSGLGSRKRPLEEGNNGHTHSKFRAKKRKKTPGPVLPKNALMQLNEIKPGLQYKLLSQTGPVHAPVFVMTVEVNGQMFEGMGPTKKKAKLNAAEKALRSFVQFPNASEAHLAMGRTLTVNTDFTSDQADFPDMLFNGFETPAAPEESFYLGSNGSSSLNSLGEYPLPTPTGSNLVQPPLPPPSAFSSPSSGKNPVMILNELRPGLKYDFVSESGESHAKNFVMSVTVDSQTFEGSGRNKKLAKARAAQAALSALFNMQLDQTPSRQPIPREGLQLHLPQVLADAVSRLVVDKFSELTDNFTSPHARRKVLAGVVMTTGTDVKEAQVICVSTGTKCINGEYMSDRGLALNDCHAEIIARRSLIRYLYTQLEFFLSNIKEDHQKSIFVPCDKGGYRLEDNVQFHLYISTSPCGDARIFSPHEAGVEDQGDRHPNRKARGQLRTKIESGEGTIPVRSSNTIQTWDGVLQGERLLTMSCSDKIARWNVVGIQGSLMSYFTEPIYFSSIILGSLYHADHLSRAMYQRIADIEDLPQQFTLNRPLLSGISNAEARQPGKAPNFSVNWTVGDQALEVINATTGKDDMGRASRLCKQALYSRWVRLHSKLSSILRIKMSKPSSYHEAKQAATEYHSAKQALIKAFHKAGLGAWVKKPIEQDQFTLSS